The proteins below come from a single Rhodothermales bacterium genomic window:
- a CDS encoding ABC transporter permease, producing the protein MRRTITEISAVSGRILLELVRTRRSLIMWAIFPALMLLLFGLIYAGGSSRSASFDYTAPGILIGAALFFSCLGGPTALIVGEREHRTLRRLLLSPLRPSSYFLGITVAYFVIAIAQTAIVYSIAFAFGGKFHGSWPLGLLIIVLSVMSFVGLGFFFGARFARRSEDVNGPVAAFGVPLLVLGGTFFPVSILPSYLLKAAHLDPVFHMNQALKLVSAAGAGADEIVVHLIFLVAFAVASIAIGIYSYRGMLKRELSA; encoded by the coding sequence ATGCGCCGAACAATCACTGAGATCTCCGCAGTTTCCGGCCGCATCTTGCTCGAGCTCGTACGGACCAGGCGGAGTCTCATCATGTGGGCCATCTTCCCGGCGCTCATGCTCCTCCTGTTCGGACTCATCTACGCGGGGGGCTCGAGCCGGTCCGCATCCTTCGACTATACGGCGCCAGGAATTCTGATCGGTGCAGCACTGTTCTTTAGTTGCCTCGGCGGACCCACCGCGCTCATTGTCGGAGAGCGCGAACATCGCACACTTCGCCGACTACTCCTGTCGCCGCTTCGACCCTCATCATACTTCCTCGGCATCACCGTCGCGTACTTCGTCATAGCCATTGCTCAGACAGCAATTGTCTACAGCATTGCGTTCGCCTTCGGCGGGAAATTCCACGGATCCTGGCCTCTGGGACTCCTGATCATCGTGCTGAGCGTCATGTCCTTCGTCGGCCTCGGCTTCTTTTTCGGAGCACGGTTCGCACGTAGATCTGAGGACGTGAACGGGCCGGTTGCCGCCTTCGGCGTGCCCCTCCTCGTTCTTGGAGGCACCTTCTTCCCCGTCTCAATCCTGCCGTCCTATCTGTTGAAGGCGGCGCATCTCGATCCCGTGTTTCACATGAATCAGGCGCTCAAGCTCGTTTCGGCAGCGGGCGCCGGTGCCGACGAGATCGTAGTACATCTCATATTCCTCGTCGCGTTCGCCGTGGCCTCGATCGCTATCGGCATCTACTCGTACCGGGGCATGCTCAAGAGGGAGCTGAGCGCATGA